The DNA sequence CCGGGAGGTCGTTTTCAAGGTGGGTGAACAGTTGGGCGTGGATGCAGTGATTCTGTACGCTTTTCACGTCAGCGGCTATGGAAATGACCTTGTCGAAGGGTACCTATTCGACGTAATCCGGAAAAGGGTCTTTGTGGAGAAACGAGACGGTAAGATGGTGTATGTTTTTACGGGCGAAATCCTGGAGACGGCGTTGGCTGAATGGATTCACGATATTACCAGACAGCTCTTTCGCATGGAGGATTAGGCCGCTGCGGCGACCTCCTGTCGTATGAGCCATTCCTTCTTTCTCTGCCTGATGTGATCCGCTGGAGACAACATGAGCACCAAATCCGAAAAGTATCGAATACTTCTTTCTCGTATTGCGGCGGCCGCCGGTTTTTTTCTTTTTTGCGTCACAAGGAGTTACTGGGAAACAAGTAATGAGAAGTTCACCTTAGCTCTATCTTTTTTGGGGACATTTCTGGTCGCTATTTCCGCATTAGGCAGGTTGTGGTGTTCACTCTATATTGCGGGTTACAAGGACAACCGTTTAGTTACGGAAGGGCCTTACTCGATCAGCCGAAACCCCTTGTATCTTTTCAGTGCGATAGGAGCCGTGGGGATTGGATGCGCCACCGATACATTTACTTTTCCGCTCGCTTTAATCGTTCTGTTTACACTGTATTATCCATTGGTCATCAAGAGCGAAGAAGTTCGTCTCAGACAGCTGTATGGAGCCAAGTATGAAGAGTACATGAAACGAGTTCCTACGTTTTTCCCGAAATTTTCGGCGTTTCATGAACCGGAAGATTACACTGTGAAGCCCATCGTCTTCAGGAGGCATATTTTTAGCGCAGTATGGTTCATTTGGATTATTGG is a window from the Deltaproteobacteria bacterium genome containing:
- a CDS encoding isoprenylcysteine carboxylmethyltransferase family protein; translation: MSTKSEKYRILLSRIAAAAGFFLFCVTRSYWETSNEKFTLALSFLGTFLVAISALGRLWCSLYIAGYKDNRLVTEGPYSISRNPLYLFSAIGAVGIGCATDTFTFPLALIVLFTLYYPLVIKSEEVRLRQLYGAKYEEYMKRVPTFFPKFSAFHEPEDYTVKPIVFRRHIFSAVWFIWIIGIIELIQRLRQAGLWSAQWPLY